The Oligoflexia bacterium genome includes a window with the following:
- a CDS encoding aspartate kinase, with amino-acid sequence MKSQTQVSVKKFGGTSVGSIDRINNVAMRVIRDKKPGLAPVIVVSAMSGETNRLVALADKIYPHYRGPAYDMLVASGEQVSVALMTMALEKLGVKARPYLAHQLGIYTDSMYSKARIQRIDSSRILKDIEDGIIPVVAGFQGVDEFDNITTLGRGGSDTTGVALAAALGAKECEIYTDVPAVFTADPRLVPKAREISKLSFEEMIEMASLGSKVLHIRSVEIGAKYGVRIHVRSTFEEREGTWVVPEGEIMENPVVSSLTHEASTSVIELFPIPDGAEILACLFEDLAQKGVVVDIITQSHNDDGQQRLAFSVPNEDVKASLEVIKKRLGDKTTVEVMDDVSKVSIVGVGMRNHPGVAAKFFRTLANKKITIHLVTTSEIKVSAIIDNNNLAAAAQALHTAFQLDRQD; translated from the coding sequence ATGAAATCCCAAACTCAAGTATCGGTCAAGAAATTCGGCGGTACCTCTGTAGGTAGTATAGACAGAATCAATAACGTCGCCATGAGGGTGATTCGTGATAAAAAGCCAGGTCTTGCTCCTGTTATTGTAGTTTCAGCTATGTCAGGTGAAACCAATCGCCTTGTTGCGTTGGCTGATAAGATTTATCCCCATTATCGTGGCCCTGCCTACGATATGCTCGTGGCTTCAGGTGAACAAGTTTCTGTGGCCCTTATGACCATGGCTCTTGAAAAACTGGGTGTGAAAGCTAGGCCCTATCTTGCCCATCAGTTGGGAATTTACACAGACTCAATGTATTCTAAAGCGCGCATTCAGCGCATTGATAGCTCACGAATTTTAAAAGATATAGAAGATGGAATCATACCTGTTGTTGCAGGTTTTCAAGGTGTTGATGAATTTGATAATATCACAACCTTAGGAAGAGGCGGTTCTGACACTACAGGTGTTGCACTCGCAGCTGCACTAGGTGCTAAAGAATGCGAGATCTATACTGATGTGCCGGCGGTTTTTACCGCTGACCCGAGACTTGTTCCTAAAGCCCGTGAAATTTCTAAATTGTCTTTTGAAGAAATGATTGAAATGGCCTCTTTGGGTTCTAAAGTTCTTCACATTCGAAGTGTAGAAATTGGAGCCAAGTACGGAGTTCGTATACATGTCCGCTCGACATTTGAAGAGCGCGAAGGAACTTGGGTTGTTCCTGAAGGAGAAATAATGGAAAATCCGGTGGTATCTAGTCTCACACATGAGGCATCAACTTCAGTTATTGAACTTTTCCCCATTCCCGATGGAGCAGAAATTTTAGCATGTCTCTTTGAAGACCTTGCTCAAAAGGGTGTGGTGGTAGACATCATCACGCAAAGTCATAATGATGACGGACAACAGCGTTTGGCATTTTCAGTACCCAATGAAGATGTGAAGGCTTCACTGGAAGTTATTAAAAAAAGATTGGGTGATAAGACCACAGTTGAAGTTATGGATGACGTTTCTAAAGTGAGTATTGTTGGAGTTGGAATGCGTAATCACCCTGGTGTGGCTGCGAAATTTTTTAGAACTTTGGCTAATAAAAAAATCACAATTCACCTAGTAACAACATCTGAAATTAAAGTAAGTGCAATTATTGATAACAATAATCTTGCTGCAGCAGCACAGGCACTTCACACAGCCTTTCAACTTGATCGCCAAGACTAA
- a CDS encoding M14 family zinc carboxypeptidase yields MRNFIFATSALGLAIPAYEFGDSGPQVLILGGVHGNEIEGTTAAFGLLKHFSEKFDYKLQLTLVPAFNIDGVINQKRLNGHDVDLNRNLPTKDWNPKTFDPKYPPGPHPNSEPENLALVKFLDKIKPQFILSLHSWKPLLNVNGNCMAEADILQKITGYEIQEEIGYPTPGCLGTYAGLERGMPTLTYEIERDLALDKVLAIHVPAILKALKLTEGRK; encoded by the coding sequence ATGCGAAACTTTATTTTTGCCACAAGTGCACTTGGTTTAGCGATCCCAGCCTATGAGTTTGGAGATTCGGGGCCACAAGTTCTAATTTTAGGTGGCGTTCATGGTAATGAAATTGAAGGAACCACCGCAGCTTTTGGTCTCTTAAAACACTTCTCTGAAAAATTTGATTATAAATTGCAGCTGACATTAGTACCGGCTTTTAATATCGACGGCGTGATAAATCAAAAAAGGCTCAATGGCCATGACGTGGATCTTAACCGTAATCTTCCTACTAAAGATTGGAATCCGAAGACTTTTGATCCGAAATACCCACCCGGCCCGCACCCTAATAGTGAACCTGAGAACCTAGCTTTGGTAAAATTCTTAGACAAAATAAAACCACAGTTCATTTTATCCCTTCATTCTTGGAAGCCGCTTCTGAACGTAAATGGAAACTGTATGGCCGAAGCAGATATACTTCAAAAAATCACAGGCTATGAAATTCAAGAAGAAATTGGTTATCCAACCCCAGGATGTTTGGGAACTTACGCTGGTCTTGAGCGTGGCATGCCTACACTCACCTATGAAATTGAACGTGACTTAGCCTTAGATAAAGTTCTGGCCATTCATGTGCCTGCTATTTTAAAAGCATTAAAGTTGACAGAAGGAAGAAAATGA
- a CDS encoding 2,3,4,5-tetrahydropyridine-2,6-dicarboxylate N-succinyltransferase, with protein MKDLSKIISQAYDGNIDFKKAIVVKAVESVIRDLDKGKLRVCTQEGKSWVTHQWLKQAILLYFRQRKMSVIKAGALQFFDKVPLKKWTGKEGVRVVPHALVRYGAHVASGAILMPSYVNIGAFVGGGSMVDTWATVGSCAQIGENVHLSGGVGIGGVLEPIQANPVIIENNAFIGSRCIVVEGVHVQEGAVLGAGCVITASTKILDVTGSQVKEYKGLVPKNSVVIPGTIPKMFPAGEYGVPCALIIGQRSEKTNSKTSLTEALREFNVPV; from the coding sequence ATGAAAGACTTAAGCAAAATTATTTCACAAGCCTACGATGGAAACATCGATTTTAAAAAAGCCATCGTTGTGAAAGCCGTTGAAAGTGTAATTCGTGATCTCGATAAAGGGAAACTTCGCGTTTGCACACAAGAGGGCAAAAGTTGGGTCACTCATCAATGGCTCAAGCAAGCCATTTTGTTGTATTTTCGTCAGCGAAAAATGTCAGTGATTAAAGCAGGTGCACTACAGTTTTTTGATAAAGTGCCCCTTAAAAAATGGACAGGCAAAGAAGGTGTACGTGTAGTTCCCCATGCTCTCGTACGTTACGGAGCACATGTCGCAAGTGGCGCCATTTTAATGCCAAGTTATGTGAATATCGGAGCCTTTGTTGGCGGCGGCTCCATGGTTGATACATGGGCGACCGTTGGAAGTTGTGCTCAAATTGGTGAAAATGTGCATCTCTCTGGAGGAGTTGGAATTGGGGGCGTATTAGAACCCATTCAAGCAAATCCTGTTATTATCGAAAACAATGCGTTTATAGGCAGCCGTTGTATTGTTGTTGAGGGAGTGCATGTTCAAGAAGGCGCGGTACTAGGTGCGGGGTGCGTGATCACAGCAAGTACAAAAATTTTAGATGTCACGGGTTCTCAAGTAAAAGAATACAAAGGCTTGGTACCTAAAAATTCAGTGGTGATCCCCGGGACGATTCCTAAAATGTTCCCTGCGGGTGAATATGGGGTCCCCTGTGCACTTATCATTGGTCAGCGAAGCGAAAAGACAAATTCAAAAACCTCACTCACAGAGGCCTTGCGAGAATTTAACGTTCCGGTTTGA
- a CDS encoding esterase-like activity of phytase family protein, which translates to MKYLTFLLILTSSISNAEITKLRYIDDISFPTGTTFQNSEIGGLSGLSYNKNSQKLIAISDDRSQRGPSRFYAFDINVTLNKLTVKPTSMVSLRTSNGQTFSMLRLDPEGIAVTEAGRVFVSSEGDMSQIPRLNPELFELQSNGNFVQPLSVPSLFLAQPSGVQTTGIRNNLGFESLTLSPDEKNIFTATEEALLQDDSGASFARGSRIRILEYVLNDQNVIPAREFAYDIEKIPTPLGFQPLYGNNGLSEMVSLGNSEFLMLERSFVQRDKLMQLNVKVFHANCKLATDVSSIASLKVAPLTIMPCKKTQILRLETFRGLLSFNHILDNIEGMSFGPILPNGRRSLILVSDNNFNTKQHTQFMAFEVFEN; encoded by the coding sequence ATGAAATATCTGACTTTTTTACTGATTCTAACTAGCTCTATATCAAATGCAGAGATCACTAAACTTCGATATATCGACGACATTAGTTTTCCAACAGGCACGACATTTCAAAACTCAGAAATTGGCGGGCTCTCAGGGCTTAGTTACAATAAGAATTCACAAAAACTTATCGCAATTTCTGATGATCGCAGTCAACGTGGGCCTTCGCGTTTTTACGCATTTGACATCAATGTCACTTTAAATAAGTTAACCGTAAAACCCACAAGTATGGTTTCACTTCGCACTTCAAATGGGCAAACTTTTTCAATGCTCCGTCTTGACCCTGAGGGAATCGCGGTCACTGAAGCAGGGCGTGTTTTTGTTTCATCTGAAGGTGATATGTCGCAGATTCCTCGCCTCAACCCAGAACTTTTTGAATTACAAAGCAATGGTAATTTTGTTCAACCACTATCTGTTCCGTCGTTATTCTTAGCACAACCTAGTGGAGTACAAACTACAGGAATTCGAAATAATTTAGGTTTTGAAAGTCTCACACTTAGCCCTGATGAAAAGAATATTTTCACAGCTACTGAAGAAGCTCTTTTGCAAGATGACTCAGGAGCCAGTTTTGCTAGAGGTTCTAGAATTCGCATTCTTGAATATGTGCTTAACGATCAAAACGTTATTCCCGCACGAGAATTTGCCTATGACATTGAAAAAATCCCCACACCTTTAGGTTTTCAACCATTGTATGGCAATAATGGGCTTTCTGAAATGGTTTCACTGGGTAACTCTGAATTTCTTATGCTTGAAAGAAGTTTTGTCCAACGAGATAAATTAATGCAGCTCAATGTTAAAGTATTTCATGCAAATTGCAAGCTCGCTACAGATGTGTCAAGTATTGCGAGTTTAAAAGTGGCACCTCTCACGATTATGCCTTGCAAGAAAACTCAGATCCTCAGACTTGAAACATTTCGTGGGCTTTTAAGCTTTAATCACATTTTAGATAATATCGAAGGCATGTCGTTTGGACCAATACTACCAAATGGTCGACGCAGTTTAATTTTAGTCAGTGATAACAACTTTAATACAAAACAACACACTCAGTTCATGGCATTTGAAGTATTTGAAAACTAA
- a CDS encoding NAD(P)/FAD-dependent oxidoreductase, translating into MTKKVTIIGAGLVGSLLAVLLRNRGHEVSVYEKRSDPRKDSADGARSINLVVTSRGLNALKCAGLLSEALGISVPVYGRMIHAKSGEQTFQPYGRDHECNYSISRGEFNKLLIKEAVKLGVRFYFDQTIDSIDFTAKSFKSSNGQVTYDLLFGADGAGSQVRKALAKFNPAIYEENTQWLEADYKELLMPAVKQKEYPLQKIALHIWPRGSHMLMALANQNGSFTMTLYLPKQGAFGFDKIKSRDDIKNLFNSEFSDAVPLMPNYISEFENHPQGALGTVRCAKWILNDSVALIGDAAHAIVPFFGQGMNCGFEDCTVLIDLMGKHSGDWQKILSEYENSRMPNANAIADMALENWVEMSSKVGLPEFQLRKKVEAWLEEQFPDAYKTRYRLITYTLVPYALAQEIGVIQDQILKKLCAGITDVSQLSKDEAQKLIDSEISPFIQKHDFKSEMF; encoded by the coding sequence ATGACTAAAAAAGTAACAATCATTGGTGCAGGTCTTGTGGGCTCACTTTTAGCAGTATTACTGCGCAATCGTGGTCATGAAGTCTCTGTTTATGAAAAACGCAGTGACCCAAGAAAAGATAGTGCCGACGGGGCGCGGTCTATAAATCTTGTGGTCACTTCGCGTGGGCTCAATGCTCTTAAGTGTGCGGGGCTTTTAAGTGAAGCGCTTGGAATTTCAGTTCCTGTATATGGTAGAATGATTCATGCAAAATCGGGGGAGCAAACCTTTCAGCCTTACGGGCGTGATCATGAATGCAATTATTCAATTTCACGTGGTGAATTTAATAAATTATTGATTAAAGAAGCCGTAAAACTTGGTGTGAGATTTTATTTTGATCAAACAATTGATTCAATTGATTTTACTGCAAAGTCTTTTAAGTCATCTAATGGCCAAGTTACTTATGATTTGCTTTTTGGTGCTGATGGAGCAGGCAGTCAGGTTAGAAAAGCGTTAGCAAAATTTAACCCCGCTATTTATGAAGAAAACACCCAGTGGCTTGAAGCTGATTATAAAGAACTTTTAATGCCAGCGGTAAAACAAAAAGAATATCCTCTTCAAAAAATCGCACTTCATATTTGGCCCCGTGGTTCTCATATGCTTATGGCATTGGCAAACCAAAACGGCAGTTTCACAATGACTTTGTATTTACCAAAGCAAGGGGCATTTGGTTTTGATAAAATAAAATCAAGAGATGATATTAAAAACCTTTTTAATTCTGAATTTTCAGATGCCGTACCCCTTATGCCAAATTATATAAGTGAATTTGAAAATCACCCCCAAGGTGCTTTGGGTACAGTTCGTTGTGCAAAATGGATACTTAATGATTCTGTCGCTTTGATTGGCGATGCTGCTCACGCTATTGTCCCTTTTTTCGGGCAGGGCATGAATTGTGGTTTTGAAGATTGTACGGTCTTAATAGATCTCATGGGTAAACACAGTGGTGATTGGCAAAAGATTTTATCTGAATATGAAAACTCGCGCATGCCCAATGCAAATGCTATAGCTGATATGGCTTTAGAAAATTGGGTAGAGATGAGTTCAAAAGTAGGTTTGCCTGAATTTCAATTGCGAAAAAAAGTTGAAGCTTGGCTTGAAGAACAATTTCCTGATGCTTATAAAACGCGTTATCGATTGATCACTTACACGTTAGTGCCCTATGCGCTAGCTCAAGAGATAGGTGTGATTCAAGATCAGATTTTAAAAAAATTATGCGCTGGCATAACGGATGTCTCACAGCTTTCAAAAGATGAGGCTCAAAAGTTAATCGATAGTGAGATATCACCATTTATACAAAAACATGATTTCAAATCAGAAATGTTTTAG
- the kynU gene encoding kynureninase — protein sequence MNFTDAHDSLKAANKMDAQDPLSRFRKEFHFPKTKSGKPVLYFAGHSLGLMPKNARTYVDEELDAWAKYGVEGHFEGKHPWLPYHENLTASFARLVGAKPTEVVAMNSLTVNLHTALVSFYKPTKSRYKILIESNTFPSDKYAVDSQARFHGFDPSMTIVELKPHEDIEEVIIKLGDTLALVMLGNCNYLSGQCFDFEKIVKASHATGAYVGFNLAHGAGNLYLQLNDWNVDFAVWCSYKYLNAGPGGIAGIFIHENHLGQKDIPRFEGWWGHNKSTRFKMGPQFDPLPTAEAWQVSNPPIFQLASLRASMELFDKATMKKLRARGDKLTNYMDWLLRKRLGSEISILTPSLPHRGSMLCLSFKENPKSWISKLHKRGVFVDFREPDIIRATPAPLYNSFADVFKLVEIFDELMHD from the coding sequence ATGAATTTTACAGACGCACATGATAGTTTAAAGGCTGCAAATAAAATGGACGCGCAAGATCCACTCTCGCGCTTTCGTAAAGAATTTCATTTTCCAAAAACGAAATCAGGAAAACCTGTGCTTTATTTCGCCGGTCATTCACTGGGGCTTATGCCCAAAAACGCACGAACGTATGTCGATGAAGAATTAGATGCGTGGGCGAAGTATGGCGTAGAGGGGCATTTTGAGGGTAAACATCCTTGGCTGCCGTATCATGAAAATCTAACCGCCAGTTTCGCGCGTCTTGTTGGAGCAAAACCTACTGAAGTAGTGGCAATGAATTCACTCACAGTAAATTTGCATACAGCACTGGTGAGTTTTTATAAGCCCACTAAGTCACGATATAAAATATTAATTGAGAGCAATACGTTTCCATCAGATAAATACGCCGTTGATAGTCAAGCGCGTTTTCATGGTTTTGATCCATCAATGACAATTGTGGAACTCAAACCTCATGAAGATATTGAAGAGGTCATTATAAAACTTGGTGATACTTTAGCCCTCGTTATGCTTGGGAATTGTAACTATCTTTCTGGGCAATGTTTTGATTTTGAAAAAATCGTAAAAGCCTCACATGCAACTGGCGCGTATGTTGGTTTTAATCTTGCCCACGGCGCAGGCAATCTTTATTTGCAACTGAATGATTGGAACGTAGATTTTGCCGTTTGGTGTTCATATAAATATCTCAACGCTGGCCCTGGTGGAATTGCTGGAATATTTATTCACGAAAATCATTTAGGCCAAAAAGACATTCCTCGTTTTGAAGGCTGGTGGGGTCACAATAAATCAACAAGATTTAAAATGGGCCCACAGTTTGACCCATTGCCGACGGCTGAAGCTTGGCAGGTGAGTAACCCGCCCATATTTCAACTGGCAAGTTTACGTGCCTCAATGGAGCTTTTTGATAAAGCGACAATGAAAAAACTTCGGGCAAGAGGAGATAAACTCACAAATTACATGGATTGGCTTTTGCGTAAGCGATTGGGGTCAGAAATTTCTATTTTGACACCATCATTGCCCCATAGAGGTTCAATGTTATGTTTGAGTTTTAAAGAAAACCCAAAATCTTGGATTTCAAAACTTCATAAGCGTGGTGTTTTTGTAGATTTTCGTGAGCCTGATATCATTAGAGCAACACCAGCTCCGCTTTACAATTCTTTTGCCGATGTTTTTAAGCTTGTCGAAATTTTTGATGAGTTGATGCATGACTAA
- a CDS encoding cyclase family protein, with protein sequence MEGREILDISPLINNKIAVFPGDTPFQEEFLMDMHQGHNLTLSSIKTTVHVGAHTDAPNHYSKSGSGIDQRSLNYYFGKCQVIEVSLSRGSRIKIADLKNQKIEAPRILFKTLSYLDPYQWNNDFVSLSGELVEHLASKKVKLVGIDTPSIDLADDKVLESHQAVAKNDMAILEGIVLDKVQPGIYDLIALPLKIEGADASPVRAVLLR encoded by the coding sequence TTGGAGGGTCGTGAAATCTTAGACATCTCACCTTTGATAAACAACAAAATCGCTGTATTCCCCGGTGACACCCCATTTCAAGAAGAATTCTTGATGGATATGCATCAAGGGCACAATCTTACACTATCAAGCATTAAAACAACCGTGCATGTGGGAGCACATACAGATGCCCCCAATCATTATTCAAAGTCAGGATCAGGAATCGATCAGCGAAGCCTTAATTATTACTTTGGAAAATGCCAGGTCATCGAAGTTAGCCTATCGCGCGGTAGTCGAATCAAAATAGCAGATTTAAAGAATCAAAAAATCGAAGCACCGCGTATTCTTTTTAAAACTTTGAGTTATCTTGACCCATATCAATGGAATAACGATTTCGTTAGTCTATCGGGAGAGCTCGTTGAACACTTGGCTTCTAAAAAGGTGAAACTTGTTGGTATTGATACCCCATCGATTGATCTTGCCGATGACAAAGTTTTAGAAAGTCATCAAGCCGTTGCTAAAAACGATATGGCAATTCTTGAAGGTATTGTTTTAGATAAAGTTCAACCAGGTATTTATGATTTAATTGCACTACCTTTAAAAATTGAAGGTGCCGACGCCTCACCTGTGCGTGCGGTTTTATTGAGATAA
- a CDS encoding aldehyde dehydrogenase, producing MEKILNYIDGILVEPLEKKYLDNINPSRGKVYSLIPDSNEKDVALAISAAAKAHPMWSQSSVEVRSSFLKKLSVAIENNLEQLALAETIDNGKPITTSRQVDIPRSKLNFEFFADCLLRFHGEVFETQNNASNKVSYSPLGVVACISPWNLPLYLFTWKIAPALAAGNTVVAKPSEVTPMTAYLLSKLCIEIGLPPGVLNIVHGTGSGVGTPLVTAREIKAVSFTGSTVTGRAIAQATAGSFKKLSLEMGGKNPNIIFSDCDFDKALETTVRSSFANQGQICLCGSRIFIEKSLYSKFRDALVEKTKCLRMGDPLEANTEQGALVSKAHMNKILSYLDLAKKDGGKILTGGSRANMTGDIKEGYFVLPTLIEGLNFDHELNQEEIFGPVATLIPFNDENELLDMANSTRFGLSASIWSQDLNKASRIANKLDSGIVWINTWMVRDLRTPFGGMKESGVGREGGFEALKFFSETKNICISTEIK from the coding sequence ATGGAAAAAATATTAAATTATATCGACGGCATACTTGTCGAACCACTTGAAAAAAAATATCTCGACAATATAAATCCATCACGTGGAAAAGTTTATTCGTTGATTCCTGATTCAAATGAAAAAGACGTTGCCCTTGCAATCAGTGCGGCCGCAAAGGCCCACCCCATGTGGTCTCAGTCATCAGTTGAAGTGCGCTCAAGTTTTTTAAAAAAACTTAGTGTTGCCATTGAAAATAATTTAGAACAATTAGCACTTGCTGAAACCATTGATAATGGAAAACCAATTACCACATCACGCCAGGTGGATATTCCCAGAAGCAAATTAAATTTTGAATTTTTCGCTGATTGTCTTCTGAGGTTTCATGGCGAGGTATTTGAAACTCAAAACAATGCTTCAAATAAAGTGAGTTATTCACCATTAGGTGTTGTGGCTTGTATCTCACCTTGGAATTTACCATTATATCTTTTCACTTGGAAAATCGCCCCTGCACTTGCAGCCGGAAACACCGTCGTAGCAAAACCTTCTGAAGTCACACCCATGACGGCTTATTTATTAAGTAAGCTGTGTATAGAAATTGGTTTACCTCCTGGGGTTCTTAATATTGTTCACGGCACGGGATCAGGCGTGGGTACCCCACTTGTTACTGCCCGAGAAATTAAAGCGGTTAGTTTTACTGGGTCAACAGTCACAGGGCGCGCTATTGCACAGGCAACAGCCGGGAGTTTTAAAAAATTATCATTAGAAATGGGCGGTAAAAATCCTAATATTATTTTTTCAGATTGTGATTTTGATAAAGCACTTGAAACAACTGTTCGCTCAAGTTTTGCAAATCAAGGTCAAATTTGTCTATGTGGTTCTAGAATTTTTATCGAAAAATCTTTATATTCAAAATTTCGTGATGCTTTGGTTGAAAAAACTAAGTGTTTACGTATGGGCGATCCGTTGGAGGCCAATACCGAACAAGGGGCCCTTGTTTCAAAGGCCCATATGAATAAAATTTTATCGTATTTAGATTTAGCAAAAAAAGATGGTGGTAAAATACTCACTGGTGGTTCAAGAGCAAATATGACTGGCGACATCAAAGAGGGCTATTTTGTTTTACCGACACTCATCGAAGGTTTAAATTTTGATCATGAACTTAATCAAGAAGAAATTTTTGGCCCCGTGGCGACGTTGATTCCATTTAACGATGAAAATGAACTTTTAGATATGGCCAATTCCACACGCTTTGGATTATCTGCGAGCATTTGGTCACAAGATTTAAACAAAGCCTCACGTATCGCAAATAAATTAGATTCAGGAATCGTCTGGATCAACACTTGGATGGTCAGAGATTTAAGAACACCTTTTGGCGGAATGAAAGAATCAGGCGTAGGCCGTGAAGGTGGTTTTGAAGCATTAAAATTTTTCAGTGAAACAAAAAATATCTGCATAAGCACGGAGATAAAATGA
- a CDS encoding RidA family protein yields the protein MSKINSSNAPKPVGLYPHARKVGDFLFLSGVGPRQAKTDNIPPGIEEQTKSVFENVRAILEEAGASWNDLIDVTVYLTNMKQDFPAYNKLWAEYFKDNQPCRTTVEVTALPTPISIELKCIAYVSEKK from the coding sequence ATGAGTAAAATAAATTCTTCAAATGCACCTAAGCCTGTTGGTCTTTACCCCCACGCGCGTAAAGTTGGTGATTTTTTATTTTTATCAGGTGTAGGGCCTCGTCAGGCAAAAACCGATAACATTCCACCAGGTATTGAAGAGCAAACCAAAAGTGTTTTTGAAAATGTGCGCGCAATTTTAGAAGAAGCAGGGGCTTCATGGAATGATCTTATCGATGTAACAGTTTACTTAACAAATATGAAACAAGATTTTCCCGCATATAATAAACTTTGGGCTGAATATTTTAAAGATAATCAACCATGTAGAACAACTGTTGAGGTGACTGCCCTTCCAACTCCCATTTCCATTGAGCTAAAATGCATAGCTTATGTTTCGGAGAAAAAATAA
- a CDS encoding 3-hydroxyanthranilate 3,4-dioxygenase, whose amino-acid sequence MSPFQAIDFKKWIEENRHLLKPPIGNKVIWKDHEFIVMAVGGPNERTDFHVNQGDEFFFQYEGKMTLRVLDPDGHIKDVHIKAGDIYLLPKNTPHSPQREAGSIGLVLERQRRENEIDGLQWYCEKCETKLYEEFFKLTNIETQFQAVFERYYNSDHINCKKCHHANGRKWSIWKSNA is encoded by the coding sequence ATGAGTCCGTTTCAAGCTATTGATTTTAAAAAATGGATTGAAGAGAACCGACATCTTTTAAAACCACCTATTGGTAATAAAGTTATTTGGAAAGATCATGAGTTTATCGTGATGGCTGTGGGAGGGCCAAACGAACGCACTGATTTTCACGTCAACCAAGGTGATGAATTCTTTTTTCAGTACGAAGGCAAAATGACATTAAGAGTTTTAGACCCCGACGGGCATATTAAAGATGTTCACATTAAAGCTGGAGATATTTATTTATTGCCAAAAAACACTCCCCATTCTCCTCAGCGCGAAGCCGGCAGCATTGGTCTTGTCTTAGAAAGACAACGAAGAGAAAATGAAATCGATGGACTTCAATGGTACTGCGAAAAATGTGAAACAAAATTATACGAAGAATTTTTTAAACTCACAAATATCGAAACACAATTTCAGGCAGTTTTTGAACGCTACTATAACAGTGACCATATAAATTGCAAAAAATGCCATCACGCTAATGGTAGAAAATGGTCGATCTGGAAGTCCAATGCTTAA
- a CDS encoding amidohydrolase family protein, producing the protein MVENGRSGSPMLKIDIHTHILPPELPHFKDKFGYGGFIDLKPCTNSHDVDMFDDSGKFFRRVKQNCFDPKLRLKEYAKHDVKVQVLSTLPVMFNYWAKPQDCLIVSKYLNDHIANVVEKNPKQFIGLGTIPLQDPQLAAKETERCIKELNLKGIQIGSHINEWNLSDPALYPFYETCEKLGASLFVHPWDMMGSDRMQKYWLPWLVGMPAEGALAISSMIFGGIFKRFPKLRVAFAHGGGSFPFTLGRIQHGFEARPDLCAIDNKTSPEKHIGKFFVDSLVHDIDALKFLVKAMGRENICLGTDYPFPLGEDKPGKLIKDAKLDKATQEWLYHKAALKWLGMKKSELE; encoded by the coding sequence ATGGTAGAAAATGGTCGATCTGGAAGTCCAATGCTTAAAATTGATATTCACACTCACATATTACCGCCCGAGCTTCCTCACTTTAAAGATAAGTTTGGTTATGGGGGTTTTATTGATCTTAAACCCTGCACAAACTCTCATGACGTAGACATGTTTGATGATTCAGGTAAATTTTTTCGCCGCGTGAAACAAAATTGTTTTGATCCAAAACTCAGACTTAAAGAATATGCAAAACATGATGTTAAAGTTCAGGTTTTATCAACGTTACCCGTGATGTTTAATTATTGGGCTAAACCCCAAGATTGTTTAATCGTTAGTAAATATCTCAATGATCACATTGCTAATGTTGTTGAAAAAAATCCAAAGCAGTTTATTGGTCTTGGTACTATTCCATTACAAGACCCACAATTAGCTGCAAAAGAAACTGAGCGCTGTATAAAAGAATTAAATCTTAAAGGAATTCAAATCGGCTCACATATTAATGAGTGGAATTTATCTGACCCAGCACTTTATCCATTTTATGAAACATGCGAAAAACTAGGCGCCTCACTCTTTGTTCACCCGTGGGATATGATGGGTTCTGACCGAATGCAAAAGTATTGGCTCCCCTGGCTTGTCGGAATGCCCGCAGAAGGTGCACTTGCCATAAGTTCAATGATTTTCGGCGGTATTTTTAAACGCTTTCCAAAACTGCGCGTAGCATTTGCTCATGGTGGTGGTTCGTTTCCATTTACTCTTGGCCGCATTCAACATGGCTTTGAAGCTAGGCCTGATCTGTGTGCGATTGATAATAAAACTTCTCCTGAGAAACATATTGGTAAGTTTTTTGTAGATAGCTTGGTACATGATATCGATGCTTTAAAATTTTTAGTAAAAGCCATGGGCCGAGAAAATATTTGCTTAGGCACGGACTACCCGTTTCCTTTAGGTGAAGATAAACCTGGGAAATTAATTAAAGATGCAAAACTTGATAAAGCCACACAAGAATGGCTCTATCATAAAGCAGCGCTGAAATGGCTGGGAATGAAAAAATCTGAACTTGAATGA